AGGGATTGCCACCCGGGTTGAACTCCATGATGGAGAAACAACCCCAGATCTTGTTGTCAATACAGGCCTTGCTGAATGCCGCCACTTCCGGGCCGTCGAGCCTGCACATGATTTCAGGATTGGTATCCATCGACAGGCCTTGCAGGGAATATTCCGGAAACACAACGAGGTCCATGGTGCCGAGGTTTCTCCGCGCCTTGCCGACCATGTAAACGATACGCTCGGTCTGACGCGCCAGGTCGGCCTTGGTCACCACCACGGGCAACTGCAGCTGAACCAGTCCGATGACAATGCCTTCGGGCGATTTGTTGAGGCCGCCAAGTCCGTTCATGTATCCCTCCTTGCCATTCTTGGCCCGGATATCGTCGCGCGATAGGCCAAGCGCTTTTCCGGATTCGACAACGCTGGAGTTAGCAACAACCGTGCCAGCCATCCGCTCGCTGCGCAAATCGAACGCAAAAAAATCGCTCGGCAAAAAGCCAAGATGCCCGTCACGAGAGCTGCGCACAGCGTGACTGGTTAAGCTCGAGCGGATAGGACTACTCCACCTCTTCATGCGGTTATCCCGCCGCATCTACGCCTGCGGGCACAAGGAACCTGGTCAAGCAGGAGGTGTGCAGAGCTGCGGTTGGCTGGACCTAGCTCAAACTTCCCCATGATGGACTGGACCGAGAGTTCAAGTTTTTCAATTGGTTAGAAGGGGCGTGGGCACGATGTGCGCACCGGGAGATCAAAGAGAATATAGAGACGCCCCAACTTGAGCAGGCTCATCAGCGTGTCCGATGTGATGAAGCGCGCGGGTCTCACGCATGGCGGCTTCTACGCCTATTTCGAATCGCGCGAAGCCGTGATGATCGAAGCGTTCACCACGGCGATGCGGTGCTGCGAGCGGGTCCGCTTTATTGCGCAGTAATGCCGGCATCCTTGATGATCCGACCCCATCGGTCGATTTCACTCTTGAGGAGGGCTTCGAGCGCCGTTGGCGTCGCGCGTTCCTGCTCGACGGGAGCCATGCTGAGTTCGGCGAAGCGGTTGACCAAGGGAGGGTCCTTCAGCGCTTTTTGCAGGGCGTCGACGAGCGCGTCCACGATCGGCTTCGGCGTATCGCGTGGTGCGTACAGCCCGTACCAGGTCGTGACGTCAAACTTCGGCACTCCGGCTTCCGCCGAAGTCGGCACGTTCGGCAAGGTCGGTACCCGTTTTTTGCTGGTGATGGCGTAACCCGGGATGGTGCCGGCCTGAATATAGGGCGTCGGCCCGGTGGCGGGATCGCAATAGACGTCGATGTGACCGGCGATGATATCGTTCAGTGCGGGGCCGCCACCCTTGTAGTAGATCGGCGTGAGCTTGGCTTCGATGGCGCTCATGAACATCAGCCCGCACAGATGCGACGCGGAGCCGAGGCCGACATTGCCATAAGTAACCTTGTCGCCCTGCGTGCGGACATGGGCGACCAGTTCCTTCAGGTCCTTGGCTGGAAAGTTCGCCCGCGCCACCAGGATCATGGGCACGTCGGTGACGAGGCCAATGGGCGCAAAGTCGTCAACGGGGTCGAACGGCAGCTTCGCATAGAGCGCGGGTGCGGTCGCCTGGCCGACATGCATCAGCAGCAAGGTGTAGCCGTCGGGCGCGGCTTTGGCGACGCGATTGGTACCGAGGGTGCCGCCGGCGCCGACGATGTTTTCTATGACGATCGCCTGCTTCAGCGTCGCACTCATCGATGTCCCGAGCAGGCGGGCAATTACGTCGCCTGGGCCGCCGGCCGAGAAGGGAACGACCATCGTGATCGGCCGGCTCGGGAATTCCTGGGCGAATGCCGGCAGTACGGGCGACAGCAACAGCATCAGAAAAACGCGCTTTACAAACTTCATGGCAAGTTCCTATCGACCTTATGGCCCTTTGAAACGGCTTGATCGAAATAACGTTGGGTCATTCATCCGCGGCCGCCTTTTCGTTCGACGCGGATGATTGCTCGAT
This portion of the Bradyrhizobium sp. AZCC 2262 genome encodes:
- a CDS encoding tripartite tricarboxylate transporter substrate-binding protein, with amino-acid sequence MKFVKRVFLMLLLSPVLPAFAQEFPSRPITMVVPFSAGGPGDVIARLLGTSMSATLKQAIVIENIVGAGGTLGTNRVAKAAPDGYTLLLMHVGQATAPALYAKLPFDPVDDFAPIGLVTDVPMILVARANFPAKDLKELVAHVRTQGDKVTYGNVGLGSASHLCGLMFMSAIEAKLTPIYYKGGGPALNDIIAGHIDVYCDPATGPTPYIQAGTIPGYAITSKKRVPTLPNVPTSAEAGVPKFDVTTWYGLYAPRDTPKPIVDALVDALQKALKDPPLVNRFAELSMAPVEQERATPTALEALLKSEIDRWGRIIKDAGITAQ